From a single Gimesia fumaroli genomic region:
- a CDS encoding YybH family protein, with protein MKLSVSLALILSLSVAANIFSEDSAPPTISGGSTSELVALKAANQAFVKAFNHRDASAIAEMWDEDGDYIDETGTHYVGRDAIHDEFENYFHSSCGRKIKVHANSIRFLRPDIVLIDGTSEVDPAPEGKPVVGRFSAIRIKKDGKWLLTSVRESAEEVPSNYEHLKPLEWMIGEWVDREDSSSIYTSAVWSKNKNFILRKFKVNLKGRIVLSGTQRVGWDPIRKQIKSWTFDTDGGVAEGYWSRHGSNWVVQKVGVLQDGTRATATNTYIFNENDEDSFLWKSENRIVGNIHEPDIDQVKVVRLPPALDSK; from the coding sequence ATGAAGCTGTCTGTGTCTCTCGCGCTGATTCTCTCTCTTTCAGTCGCTGCCAATATATTTTCCGAGGACTCCGCTCCGCCGACGATCTCTGGTGGCTCCACTTCTGAACTGGTGGCTCTTAAAGCAGCGAATCAGGCATTTGTGAAAGCCTTCAATCACCGCGATGCGAGTGCGATCGCTGAAATGTGGGATGAAGACGGCGATTACATCGATGAAACCGGCACGCATTACGTGGGCCGCGATGCGATTCATGATGAGTTTGAAAACTACTTCCATTCCAGTTGCGGACGCAAAATAAAAGTGCATGCGAATTCCATTCGCTTTCTCCGTCCTGATATTGTGCTGATTGACGGCACCTCGGAAGTTGATCCTGCACCAGAAGGAAAACCGGTCGTCGGCCGTTTCTCCGCGATTCGTATTAAAAAAGATGGAAAGTGGTTACTCACTTCCGTACGTGAGTCAGCGGAAGAAGTTCCTTCAAATTACGAACATTTAAAACCTCTGGAATGGATGATTGGAGAGTGGGTGGATCGGGAAGATTCTTCCAGCATTTATACATCAGCCGTCTGGAGTAAAAATAAAAACTTCATTCTCCGCAAATTTAAAGTTAATCTGAAGGGGCGTATTGTTCTATCTGGGACGCAACGCGTTGGTTGGGATCCGATCCGAAAACAGATCAAAAGCTGGACCTTCGATACGGATGGTGGAGTGGCTGAAGGATACTGGTCGCGACACGGCTCTAACTGGGTAGTTCAAAAAGTCGGCGTACTCCAGGATGGCACTCGTGCTACCGCAACAAATACCTATATTTTCAACGAAAACGACGAAGACAGTTTTCTCTGGAAATCGGAAAACCGAATAGTCGGAAACATACACGAACCAGATATCGATCAAGTAAAAGTGGTCCGCTTACCACCTGCACTTGACTCTAAATAA
- a CDS encoding ArnT family glycosyltransferase, whose translation MQNQLRTSKGFWSVVSILLLFQFCLGLYSSQKLTVTHDEYWHMPVGLLGWETGRFDYDRLNPPLIRTWAAVPLLFTSAQMGNPEHSSDPADYGDAFLQANPENYHQYYALGRIPILLLSVASGLLLAVWARELFGTPSACLAVLLWTMSPNILANAALGTQDLAIAGFFLATVYCGWKFAKQVSWKWALITGLILGLAQITKYTAILLVPILIIQWFLLRVKNTDVNRDIPRKIILARWGAILLTSCFVLNTGYLFQGSFQPISAYQFQSSELKVLNQFPSLLQSIPLPLPRDYLLGFDLQRFIMQQSHPTFLDSEWTLTGFRSYYFYTLVYKLPHGVQFLLLLAAFQWFKQRNQPGCMSLRTLGMLLTPVVLLISIASLSNNQLGLRYILPVFPFLFLLIAPLAEQLDLEKKKLYTYAIIVAALTLPFSLRFAPDHIAYFNELSGGPENGGIHLIDSNLDWGQDLYRLKEYLQQHTVNDLGLAYFGTVPPSTLGVPYRLPPEFHPEPGTYAISASLLQGRPYSIRKQDGSRHNLGNDALGYLRFFKPKARLGYSINVYELTPEDVIRWQTAVSRVQRGLPIN comes from the coding sequence ATGCAGAATCAATTACGAACAAGTAAAGGATTCTGGTCTGTAGTTAGCATTCTCCTGCTATTTCAATTCTGCCTGGGTCTGTATTCCTCTCAAAAATTGACGGTCACTCATGACGAGTATTGGCATATGCCCGTTGGTTTACTTGGCTGGGAAACAGGACGTTTTGACTACGATCGTCTGAACCCTCCTCTGATTCGAACCTGGGCTGCAGTGCCTCTGTTATTCACTTCAGCCCAAATGGGGAACCCAGAACACTCCTCGGATCCCGCGGATTATGGAGATGCTTTTCTCCAGGCAAACCCGGAAAACTACCATCAGTATTATGCGCTGGGACGGATTCCGATTCTCCTGCTTTCAGTCGCATCAGGTCTGCTGCTGGCAGTATGGGCGCGGGAACTGTTTGGAACTCCCTCAGCCTGCCTGGCAGTTCTGCTCTGGACGATGAGCCCTAATATTCTGGCCAACGCAGCACTAGGGACACAGGATCTGGCGATCGCGGGCTTCTTCCTCGCGACGGTTTACTGCGGCTGGAAGTTTGCAAAGCAGGTTTCCTGGAAATGGGCTCTGATCACCGGCTTGATTCTGGGGCTGGCACAAATCACCAAATACACGGCAATCCTGCTGGTGCCGATTCTGATCATCCAATGGTTTCTGCTACGGGTGAAAAATACTGACGTCAACCGTGACATCCCCCGAAAAATAATCCTCGCCCGATGGGGGGCAATCCTGCTGACGAGTTGTTTTGTGTTGAACACCGGCTACTTGTTTCAGGGCAGTTTTCAGCCGATCAGTGCCTATCAGTTTCAGAGTTCCGAGCTCAAAGTTTTGAATCAGTTCCCTTCACTGCTGCAAAGCATCCCTTTGCCGCTCCCTCGCGATTATCTTCTGGGCTTTGACTTACAACGTTTTATCATGCAGCAATCGCATCCCACCTTTCTGGATTCCGAATGGACGCTGACCGGGTTTCGCAGCTATTACTTTTACACCCTGGTTTATAAGCTGCCTCACGGCGTTCAGTTTTTGCTTCTGCTGGCTGCTTTTCAATGGTTTAAACAGCGAAACCAGCCAGGCTGCATGTCACTCCGCACGCTGGGTATGCTGCTGACACCGGTCGTTTTATTAATTAGTATCGCGAGTCTGTCGAACAACCAACTGGGCCTGAGATACATTCTCCCCGTCTTCCCATTCCTGTTTTTATTGATCGCTCCATTAGCGGAACAACTGGATCTTGAGAAGAAAAAACTCTATACCTATGCGATCATTGTCGCTGCGCTGACACTGCCTTTCTCGCTCCGATTTGCTCCGGATCATATTGCCTATTTCAATGAACTTTCTGGCGGACCGGAAAACGGTGGCATCCATCTGATCGACTCGAATCTCGATTGGGGGCAGGATCTGTACCGGCTGAAAGAGTACCTGCAACAGCACACAGTAAACGACCTTGGTCTGGCCTACTTCGGGACAGTTCCTCCCTCTACTCTGGGCGTTCCCTATCGCCTGCCACCCGAATTTCATCCTGAACCGGGAACTTATGCCATTAGTGCCAGCCTGTTACAAGGGCGCCCTTATTCCATTCGCAAACAGGACGGGAGCCGTCATAATCTGGGGAACGATGCTCTGGGTTATCTCCGTTTCTTCAAACCCAAGGCGCGTCTGGGATATTCGATCAATGTTTATGAACTGACGCCGGAAGATGTGATTCGCTGGCAAACAGCGGTGAGCCGCGTCCAGCGGGGGCTTCCTATCAACTGA
- a CDS encoding phosphatidylglycerophosphatase A family protein gives MRNLKNQTILLFATGLGMGLIPKAPGTFGSLLGPPLVLGMLWLNLSLPVYLLVSVVLFLVGVYFCDRGAKILGLDDPGCIVFDEIGAFTVVMLPVFDRAIDLRFLCYSVIAFLWFRLFDIWKPWPVRYFDRIHGGWGIMADDYVAAIYAAICLYLTLILLGWF, from the coding sequence ATGAGAAACCTCAAAAATCAAACGATTCTGCTGTTTGCGACAGGGCTCGGAATGGGCCTGATTCCCAAGGCCCCCGGCACATTCGGCAGCCTGTTAGGACCCCCGCTGGTTTTGGGGATGTTGTGGCTCAATCTCTCTTTGCCCGTTTATCTTCTGGTCTCCGTTGTACTGTTTCTGGTGGGCGTTTATTTCTGTGATCGGGGGGCAAAAATTCTGGGACTGGACGACCCCGGCTGTATCGTTTTTGATGAAATTGGTGCATTTACGGTCGTGATGCTGCCTGTGTTTGATCGGGCCATCGATCTGCGCTTCTTATGTTATTCGGTGATTGCTTTTCTCTGGTTCCGTCTGTTTGACATCTGGAAGCCGTGGCCGGTTCGATATTTTGATCGGATTCATGGCGGTTGGGGCATTATGGCGGATGACTATGTGGCCGCCATTTACGCTGCGATTTGCCTTTACCTCACATTAATTCTGTTGGGGTGGTTTTAG
- a CDS encoding 2-isopropylmalate synthase, which yields MSDDTVKIFDTTLRDGEQSPGCSMTTAEKMKVAKELVKLGVDIIEAGFPIASPGDFEAVRKIANEFGSQTTICGLARCRKDDIDRAWEALKDAEKSRIHVFLATSSIHREHKLKMNKEQIVETAVEMVKRARDYCPDIEFSPEDAARTEKDFLCEVVEKAIDAGATTVNIPDTVGYATPAHFHDVITTLKKNVPNIDRAVISTHCHNDLGLAVANSLAAVEAGARQIECTINGLGERAGNCALEEVVMALKTRADYYGVHTNINTKRLYPISHLVSTVTGMTVQRNKAIVGKNAFAHEAGIHQHGILQERTTYEIMHPDDVGYVGSNLVLGKHSGRHAFRDRIQSLGHTLDDETFERIFKEFIVLADKKKEIYDSDIVALIENQVTDAPEKWKIARFHTSAGTGTIATATIELADENGKIHCDAATGDGPVDAVFRALERISGITAVLEQYHVGSVSSGKDAQGEVRVEVRINGELFTGRSVSTDIIESSAKAYLQAINKAAAKLEN from the coding sequence ATGTCCGATGACACAGTAAAGATTTTTGACACCACCTTGAGAGACGGTGAACAATCGCCCGGTTGCAGTATGACAACCGCCGAAAAGATGAAAGTGGCTAAGGAACTCGTGAAACTGGGCGTGGATATCATTGAAGCCGGCTTCCCGATTGCCTCGCCAGGCGATTTCGAAGCGGTTCGTAAAATTGCCAATGAATTCGGCAGCCAGACAACGATCTGCGGATTGGCCCGCTGCCGGAAAGACGATATCGACCGGGCCTGGGAAGCTTTGAAAGACGCCGAAAAATCCCGTATTCACGTATTTCTCGCGACCAGCTCTATTCATCGCGAACATAAATTGAAAATGAACAAGGAACAGATCGTTGAGACCGCTGTCGAAATGGTGAAGCGAGCTCGCGATTATTGCCCTGATATCGAATTCTCACCTGAAGATGCCGCCCGTACCGAGAAAGACTTCCTGTGTGAAGTCGTCGAAAAAGCAATTGACGCCGGGGCGACGACCGTTAATATCCCGGATACTGTTGGCTACGCAACGCCGGCTCATTTTCACGATGTGATCACAACACTGAAGAAGAATGTGCCGAATATCGATCGGGCTGTGATCAGCACCCACTGTCATAACGACCTCGGACTCGCGGTTGCGAACAGTCTGGCCGCTGTCGAAGCCGGCGCACGACAGATTGAATGTACGATCAATGGATTAGGCGAGCGAGCCGGTAACTGTGCACTGGAAGAAGTCGTAATGGCATTGAAAACACGTGCCGACTATTACGGCGTGCATACGAATATCAACACGAAGCGGCTGTATCCGATCAGCCACCTTGTTTCGACAGTCACCGGAATGACGGTTCAACGAAATAAAGCCATCGTAGGAAAAAATGCGTTTGCCCATGAGGCCGGTATCCATCAGCACGGCATCCTTCAGGAACGAACGACTTACGAAATCATGCATCCGGATGATGTCGGTTACGTCGGCTCGAACCTCGTACTCGGCAAACATAGTGGACGTCATGCATTCCGTGACCGGATCCAGTCATTGGGACACACATTGGACGATGAAACCTTCGAACGGATCTTCAAAGAATTCATCGTTCTCGCGGATAAGAAAAAGGAAATCTATGATTCCGACATTGTCGCTTTGATTGAGAACCAGGTGACAGACGCGCCGGAAAAATGGAAAATCGCCCGCTTCCACACCTCTGCTGGAACAGGTACGATCGCCACAGCGACGATTGAGTTGGCGGATGAAAACGGAAAAATTCACTGCGATGCCGCGACCGGCGATGGCCCGGTAGATGCGGTGTTTCGAGCACTGGAACGGATTTCGGGAATCACCGCTGTTCTGGAGCAATACCATGTGGGCAGCGTTTCCAGCGGAAAGGATGCACAAGGGGAAGTGCGTGTGGAAGTCCGCATTAACGGAGAATTGTTTACTGGCCGCAGTGTGAGCACTGATATTATTGAGTCGAGTGCGAAAGCGTATCTGCAGGCAATCAACAAGGCAGCTGCCAAACTGGAAAACTGA
- a CDS encoding NADPH-dependent assimilatory sulfite reductase hemoprotein subunit produces MTSQEGPKLSKLEHLKAGSHQLRGTIAEELLNDSDEFTGDSTQLLKHHGTYQQDNRDLRKAKNPDGTRKGKAYSCMIRTRVPGGKVTPEQFLAELDLCDQYGDGTVRLTTRQAFQLHGVIKGNLRAAIKGINDSKLTTLAACGDVNRNVMACPAPYKNNAIFDSMQEMSYALAEHLRPKTTSYFDLWITDEDGNKTNEAEFQPVEEPIYGKTYLPRKFKIGIALPEDNCVDIFTQDIGLLAIVEDDAIIGYNFYVGGGMGVTPSNKKTYPALGKPLGFVENDQVLAVAEAVVKVQRDFGNREDRKQARMKYLVDNLGIEKFREKVAEYLGSAITAPRDVEVTGIDDHMGWHEQGDGKLFLGVNIENGRIKDDGDLKIKTGLRKILETYRFNSRITAKQSVIFCDIDPADKEDIEKILSDHGMKRADELSVIRRLSMACPALPMCGLSITESERVLPDLITEFEEELTRLGLQDEQISVNMTGCPNGCARPYVPDIGLVGKAVGKYTLYLGGNSLGTRLSFIYDDLVPMGEITSRLSPLLEYFKEAREAGELFGDFCHRMGKEALQEKAGLAAK; encoded by the coding sequence ATGACATCCCAAGAAGGCCCCAAGCTTTCCAAACTGGAACACCTCAAAGCTGGCAGCCACCAGCTTCGTGGAACCATTGCTGAAGAATTATTGAATGACAGCGATGAATTCACTGGCGATTCGACTCAGCTTTTGAAACACCACGGCACTTATCAGCAGGATAACCGTGATCTCAGAAAAGCCAAGAATCCGGATGGAACCCGCAAGGGAAAAGCGTATAGCTGCATGATCCGCACCCGGGTTCCCGGCGGTAAAGTCACCCCGGAACAATTTCTGGCCGAGTTGGATTTATGCGATCAATACGGCGATGGCACCGTGCGTTTGACTACACGTCAAGCATTCCAGTTGCACGGCGTGATTAAAGGCAACCTGCGTGCAGCCATTAAAGGAATCAATGATTCCAAGCTGACCACACTGGCTGCCTGTGGTGACGTGAACCGAAACGTGATGGCGTGCCCAGCCCCTTACAAAAACAATGCGATCTTCGACTCCATGCAGGAAATGTCGTACGCACTCGCAGAACATTTGCGGCCGAAAACCACATCGTACTTCGATTTGTGGATTACAGACGAAGATGGCAACAAAACCAACGAAGCAGAGTTCCAGCCGGTAGAAGAACCGATTTACGGTAAAACCTATCTGCCGCGTAAATTCAAAATTGGCATCGCTCTACCTGAAGACAACTGTGTCGATATTTTTACACAGGACATTGGCCTGCTGGCGATTGTCGAAGACGATGCAATTATCGGATACAACTTCTATGTCGGTGGCGGTATGGGAGTCACACCCAGTAACAAGAAAACCTACCCTGCTCTCGGTAAGCCTCTGGGCTTTGTTGAAAATGATCAGGTGCTCGCCGTTGCGGAAGCGGTCGTCAAAGTCCAACGTGATTTTGGAAACCGGGAAGACCGCAAACAGGCACGCATGAAATATCTGGTCGACAATCTGGGTATCGAAAAGTTCCGGGAAAAAGTGGCCGAATATCTGGGTTCAGCGATCACAGCCCCCCGTGATGTTGAAGTCACCGGAATCGACGACCACATGGGCTGGCATGAACAGGGGGATGGCAAACTGTTCCTCGGCGTAAATATTGAAAACGGCCGGATCAAAGATGATGGAGACCTCAAGATCAAAACCGGTCTCCGCAAGATTCTGGAGACTTACAGGTTCAACTCACGTATCACTGCGAAACAGAGTGTCATCTTCTGTGATATTGATCCTGCGGATAAAGAGGACATTGAAAAGATTCTGTCAGACCATGGCATGAAACGCGCCGATGAACTCTCGGTAATTCGCCGCCTCTCAATGGCGTGCCCTGCCCTGCCGATGTGTGGCTTGTCGATTACCGAATCAGAACGAGTCCTTCCCGATCTGATTACCGAGTTCGAAGAAGAACTAACACGGCTGGGACTGCAGGATGAACAAATTTCAGTCAATATGACCGGCTGCCCGAATGGTTGTGCCCGCCCTTATGTTCCTGATATCGGACTGGTCGGAAAAGCGGTTGGTAAATACACGCTGTATCTGGGCGGCAACTCACTGGGGACTCGTCTGTCATTCATCTATGACGATCTGGTTCCAATGGGTGAAATCACGAGCCGGCTCTCGCCTCTGCTGGAATACTTCAAAGAAGCGCGTGAGGCTGGCGAATTGTTTGGCGATTTCTGTCATCGCATGGGCAAGGAAGCATTACAGGAAAAAGCCGGTCTGGCAGCGAAGTAA
- the folD gene encoding bifunctional methylenetetrahydrofolate dehydrogenase/methenyltetrahydrofolate cyclohydrolase FolD, with the protein MSAEIIDGKALSASFREQIAQEVAEFNTASQVVPHLTAILVGDDPASAVYVRNKERACEKAGIQSTLIRLPVETTQAELIDLVQRLNADSSVHGILVQLPLPKHINETAILDIVNPLKDVDAFHPENVGLIVQGRPRYLPCTPYGIQQMILSTKMETGGKHAVILGRSEIVGKPMAMLLIQRGVGADATVTICHSRTQNLKEIVRSADIIIAAIGQPEFVTADMVKPGAIVIDVGINRVDGKLVGDVAFESVKEVASAITPVPGGVGPMTIAMLLKNTLAAARILTGNLSN; encoded by the coding sequence GTGTCTGCAGAAATTATTGATGGCAAAGCACTCTCTGCTTCGTTTCGTGAACAGATTGCTCAGGAGGTAGCCGAGTTCAATACGGCATCACAGGTGGTTCCGCATCTGACGGCAATTCTGGTCGGTGACGATCCGGCAAGTGCCGTCTATGTTCGGAATAAAGAGCGTGCCTGTGAAAAAGCGGGCATTCAAAGTACGCTAATACGGCTACCCGTTGAAACAACCCAAGCCGAATTGATCGATCTGGTGCAGCGATTAAATGCCGACTCGAGTGTGCATGGTATTCTCGTTCAGCTTCCGCTACCGAAACATATCAACGAAACGGCGATTCTGGATATCGTGAATCCGTTGAAAGACGTCGATGCCTTTCATCCTGAAAACGTGGGGTTAATAGTACAGGGACGTCCCCGTTATCTGCCTTGTACGCCTTATGGAATTCAGCAGATGATCCTCTCCACCAAAATGGAGACAGGAGGCAAGCACGCGGTTATTTTGGGACGTAGTGAGATTGTAGGAAAACCAATGGCCATGCTGCTGATTCAGCGTGGTGTGGGTGCAGATGCCACCGTCACCATCTGCCACAGTCGTACACAGAATCTAAAAGAGATCGTACGCTCGGCTGATATCATTATCGCCGCCATTGGTCAGCCCGAATTTGTGACCGCAGACATGGTCAAGCCTGGTGCGATTGTCATTGATGTCGGCATCAATCGCGTAGATGGAAAGCTCGTCGGTGATGTCGCGTTTGAATCCGTGAAAGAAGTTGCCTCAGCGATTACGCCTGTTCCCGGCGGAGTAGGGCCGATGACGATTGCCATGCTTTTGAAAAATACATTAGCGGCTGCCCGGATTCTGACCGGAAATCTCTCCAATTGA